The window CGAGTTGGTCCTCGAGATGGAAGACCTCGCTCAGCCGGAGGAAGCCGGTGTCGGGTGCCCCGTCGAGCGCGACGAAGAACTCGCCCATCTCGGCCTGCCAGCGCGCGTTGACCTCGGTGGCGGCCATGCCGGTCTGCGCCGCGGCGAGCGACGGCGTCTCGAAGTAGCCGATCAGCAGCCCGTCCTCGCGCAGGAACAGCGAGTAGTTGTTCCACCCGGTCGCCTTGAGGGCGGCCGCCATGTCGGGCCAGATCGCGCGGTGGCGCTCGGTGTACTCGGGGATGCGCTCGGGCTTCACCTGCAGCTGGAAGCAGACGCGTTCGCTCGTCTCGGCCGTCATGATCGTGCATCCCCTCATCGTCGAGTGTGTTGAAACGATATAACCATCGATCGGGCCGATGCGCCAGCGCACGCCCTGCGCTACTCTCGTGAAACGTTCTACCCATCGCCGGGACGACGGCGCCGAACCCCACGAGGTGTGCATGACCACGGCCAACGTGCGCGACGTCGCGGCCCTCGCCGGAGTGTCGGTGGGCACCGTCTCGAACGTGCTGAACCAGTCGAAGCCGGTGGCGGCCGACACCGCCAAGCGGGTGATCGACGCGATCGAGAAGCTCGGCTTCGTGCGCAACGACGCCGCCCGCCAGCTGCGGGTCGGGCAGAGCCGCACGGTCGGCATGATGGTGCTCGACGTCTCGAACCCGTTCTTCGCCGACGTCGAGCGCGGCGCAGAGGACCTGCTCGGCGAGCACGGACGGCCGCTCATCCTCGGCAACAGCGGCGAGTCGACCACCCGCGAGCTCGCCTACCTCGACCTGTTCGAGGAGCAGCGCGTCTCGGGGCTCCTGATCACGCCCGTCGGGCAGGTGCAGCGCCGGCTGGAGCGGCTGCGCGAGCGCGGCTCGCCCGTCGTGCTCGTCGACCGGCACGACAACGCGCAGAGCTTCAGCTCGGTCTCGGTCGACGACCTGCGCGGGGGCGAGCTCGCGGCGGGCCACCTGCTCGACCTCGGCCGGCGGAACCTCGCCTTCGTGGGCGGTCCACCCGAGATCCTGCAGGTCTCCCAGCGCGCACGCGGGGCGCAGCAGGCGGTGCTCGAGCGCGATGCGGGGCGCATCCGGATGCTCGAGCTCGACACCATGCGTGCGGAAGCCGGCCGCGCGGCGGGGGAGCAGCTGCTCGCCCTGCCCGCCGCCGACCGCCCCGACGCCGTGTTCGCGGCGAACGACCTGATCGCCATCGGACTGCTGCAGGCCCTCACCCACGCCGGGGTGCGGGTGCCCGACGACATCGCGCTGATCGGCTACGACGACATCTCGTTCGCGGCGAACGCGGCGATCCCACTGTCGTCGATCCGGCAGCCGGCCCGCGAGATGGGACGGGCGGCCGCCGAGCTGCTGCTGGCCGAGATCGAGAACCCGGGCCGGGGCGAGTACCGGCACATCGCCTTCCAGCCCGAGCTCGTCGTGCGCGAGTCGACGGCCGGCCGCTAGGGCCGGCCGCCGCTCGCCCGCTAGGGCCGGCTGCCGCGCATCCGCTCGGGCCGCCCGTTGCGCGGACCGGTACGGCCGCCCGCTGGGGCGGCCCGCCGCTCGGACCGCTACGGCGCCGGAGTCAGCACGAGGTCGCCGGCGCTCGTCTCGAACGAGTACACGCGCTCGGCCCCCGGAGTGCTCGGCAGAC of the Herbiconiux flava genome contains:
- a CDS encoding L-rhamnose mutarotase, with product MTAETSERVCFQLQVKPERIPEYTERHRAIWPDMAAALKATGWNNYSLFLREDGLLIGYFETPSLAAAQTGMAATEVNARWQAEMGEFFVALDGAPDTGFLRLSEVFHLEDQLA
- a CDS encoding LacI family DNA-binding transcriptional regulator, translated to MTTANVRDVAALAGVSVGTVSNVLNQSKPVAADTAKRVIDAIEKLGFVRNDAARQLRVGQSRTVGMMVLDVSNPFFADVERGAEDLLGEHGRPLILGNSGESTTRELAYLDLFEEQRVSGLLITPVGQVQRRLERLRERGSPVVLVDRHDNAQSFSSVSVDDLRGGELAAGHLLDLGRRNLAFVGGPPEILQVSQRARGAQQAVLERDAGRIRMLELDTMRAEAGRAAGEQLLALPAADRPDAVFAANDLIAIGLLQALTHAGVRVPDDIALIGYDDISFAANAAIPLSSIRQPAREMGRAAAELLLAEIENPGRGEYRHIAFQPELVVRESTAGR